AACGGTGTGTGAGTATTATATATGAATATAAAGATAAATAATAGAGTTTTAGCAAATGAAGAAGAACAGGAGAATGTAGTAAGTTATTATAATTCTTTGAAAGATAGGTTGAAAGAGAGTTTTAAAAGAGAAATTCATTATAAAGTAGAGGCTATTAAAATTTTAAAAGAAATAAAAGATAATGAATATTATAAATTGGATAATTACAATAGCTTTGAAAGTTTTGTTAAGGAATATAAAGTAGCTAAAACGCAGGCATATGCATACTTGAAGTTAGCTAGTGCATTACAAGATGGTATCCTTCAAGAGGATTATATCATAGAGCATGGCATTCATAATTCATTGGTTTTGATAGGAAATGAAAGAAATAAAACAATAAGGAAATTAAGACAAAATCCAATAAAACCTTTGCGTTTTCAACTTAAAAGTCACGATAGTTATGATTTTTATAAGAAAAATGCAAAGTTCACAAGTTTCTTAATGGATGAATTATTTAGAGATAAAAAAGATTTACTCGAAGAATTTATGAAAAAATTTAAAAGTTTAAAAGGCTAAGCGTAAGAAATGCTTATAAATAACTTAGCATATAAAACATATAGAGCAGAAGATTTAAAATGGAGTTCTAAAACTAAGGGGTTTACTGAGGAATCAGTGGGTTTCATTTTACTTCATAATGACAATTCTAATTTTGAAGTCTTAAGAGAAAAGATGAATTCATTAGAACAACAAGTGATTAATGTGTAACAAAACCTAATCAAAGATAGTGCATTTATTAAAGTAGAATTGAAACGAGATATATCTAATTTAGATATTAAAATAGAAACTGTAAAAATGAACTTAATATCAAGATATAAAATGTAAGCAATGAACTTAATGTTAAGATAAATCATGTAGAGCAAAATTTACTTAAGGAAATGCAAAATAACAATGCGATCTTTTGATAAGAAATGAAAAGAGATAGTGCAGTTTTAAGAGAAGAGTTAAAGAATAATCATGCAATATTATTAGAAAATCTTAAGATAGGGAATAGGGGGTTAAACCTTATTTTATTAATAGGAATACCAATAATCGTATATATTATTATGTCTATAATAAGTAAATTTTTTACAAACTAAAAGAGTTATAATGAATAAGGATTGATTTTATTTTAGATTTGGTGTATATTATGCATTAGTAGTGCTCTCATTTTAGTACTACCTTGTTTATGATCACATTCATAAGCCTTTAGAGCTTAATTAAGTATTCTTTTAAGAGTTTTTAATTAAGCTCTAAATTTTTTATCTTTAAGTTTAATAAGTCAATATTTAATAAAATTCTTTTTGATTGAAAACATTTTGTTAAAAATTTAACCAAAACTAATTTTTGATACTATTTGTTTTGAGTAATACATTATAGAAGTGTTAAAAAATGCATAATGCAAGTCATATAACAAGAAATGAAATGCAAAATACGAGCAGTATAACAAAAAGTGAGGTAACAAATACAAGTAATATAATAATAAGTAAAACGAATTTAAATAATATTGCAGAAGTATGGTAAGCATATAAGAATATAAATGGACTTTAAAGAAAAGATTTCTGATTTTAAGCAATTTTATGATGCTAAAGAGCGTTTGTTAATGGGGCTCTTATTTCTGAAGGGTATGTAATATTGCTTTCATTTGATCCTTTTCCCTAAAATTTTTGCTATTAATGCTTCATTCTGTAAAAAGTTAGCCATTTCTGTTAAGTTAAGCCTCACCAACTTCAATTCTGTGAACTTTTATGTTAAATGGTGTGGCTATTTTGCGATGTTTAGTGAAGTTTCATCATTAACTACGACAGCCAAATGTGTGTGTATGATGGAGATAGCTAAGTTTTAATACTGCTGGGAGTGCAATAGAGCCTTGTGCCTCCTTTTAATTTATGCATTAGCCTCAGCATCAAAACTATTGTTAGCAAATAGCTCTGATGCCTTACAAAGAACAAGAAAAGCGTTCCCCTTAAATGACTTTACATTTTTTGTATTTATTTCTTATTAATTATCAGTTACTAACAGTAAATTTAGGGGTGATCTGATCATGACTTATAGGAGTATCATTAGCATTAATTTTTATATCTTCTTTAACCGTTTTAAGTCCTCCATTAATTGTTTTCCTTATTGCAATAGTGTGTATCTGATGATTTAGTAGCTGCACTTACTGTTATTCCTTTAATTTCAGTAGCAATAATCTCTTGATCATCGGTACTATCATTAACATTGCTGCCTTTAGCCATAGCCTTTAATGCTATACCTCCTGTTATAGTTGCATCTTTAGGTCTACCAGTAGCGTTAAAAGCCCCATTATTATTCTTGGCAAATTTAACAGCATCGCCATTATCCTTAATCATAGCTTGCAGAATATCAGCAACCAGTTACTTCTCCAACAGCCTTTGCTGTGCCATTATTATTATCTCTTGCGCTACCCACCTCCCATCTTCAGCCTTTTATCGGTACCATTATCAGCGCTTTCTACATCTTTAAGTACTACATTTACAATATTTCCAATTCCTTCGCTAAGGAACTTAACCGAAGCTTCTTCAGCAGCAGTGCCAGTTGTTGATTGATCGGGAATATTACCAATTGGAGCATTAACATTACCAATAGCTTCATTTACTGTCTTTGCTACGTCAATTATCTTATCAAGTGTTTCAGCAACTAGTTTGTTAATATCGGTCTCTGTTTCAGCTGCATTAGGATTACCTCCACTCTTTATGTCTGATGCCATTTTTGAAGGGATTCCTTAGTAGATGTTACAGTGTCCTGAATCTTTTTAAAGTAACTTAACTTACAATAAAAACATACTTTTAATATCATACTTACAATTATTTATATTCAATCTTTACTCATATAAACAATTTTATATACAAAGAAACATTCCCTAAATAATATTAAAAGCTAAAAGCATTACGCTCCTAGCTTCCTATTTCTTTTTAACTTTATTTTTCCCTGCTCTTACCTTTTACTTAATAACTTATCTATAATAACTATTTAAATTATTTATTTCCTAGTTAGTTATTTTGAGAAGGTTTTTCTCCCTTAACAGGAGTTGTAAGCTCTGCTATTGCAGCTTCTACCGTCTCATTAGCAGCTTTTAACAATCCATCTATTGCTGTGTTTAAAGCAATAAGATCTTTTGCGCCTTTATCTCCATTAGCATCACTTTTAAGTAGGGCTTTTTTTGCATTCTCATCAGAAGCATCTTTTTTGCCAAGATCACCACTTGCTCCTTTCACTGTATCTGTAAACTTTTTACTTGCAGTTTTAGCAGCAGTAACCCTTGCTTTCAATTCAGTAGAAACCCCATCTTGTTTCTCTAATTTTTCCAATTTAGTGCTTACAGCAGATACTATACTATATGCTCCTGAAATTAAAGAACCATTTTGACCGCCATCATCACCAAGACTACCCGAACCCTCAACTTTCTTTCCAATAGCTTTAACAAGCCCATCTATTGACTTAACTAGAGTCTCTACTTCTTTAGCACTTGTTGCAAAAGCACTAGCCTCTTTTATCTTTTTACTTATTTTTGCCAAATCAAGTACTGTTCCGTCAGACTTAGCTACTTCGTCATTTTTAAGCTCTGGGCCTCCATTATTACATGACATAAACACCATAAATAAAGTCATTATTATTGCACTTATTCTTTTTCTCATTTTCATTATTTCATGCCTTCCTATATCATAAAAAAATAAAACCCCACAATAACTTTTCGATGTTGACATAAAATAAGACTTATTATTATCCGGTTTTTTCTATTTTTGTTTTACTTAAACAAATTAGACTTACTTTTAAAATATTTGATTACAATAAAAATATACTCTTAATCTAACACTTGAAATCAATTTTATTCAATCTAAACGCTATAAACAATTTTAAATAAAGTAAAGATTGCCTAAATAATATCAGAATCTAAGAGCATAGCGATCCTAGATTTATATTTGTTGACTTTATTTTTCCTGTTGCTTACCTTTTACTTAACTTTTAATCTTATAATAATCATTTAAATTTATTTATACCTATTAAGAACTTAGCAGGAATTTTTGGCTTAGCAGGGTTGTAAATTCCTTAATCGCAGTTTCTACCATCTTATTATCAGCCTTTAACAATGTAACAATTGCTGTGTTTAGGGGCAAACAATCTCTTTTTCTCCTTTATCGCCAGAAACATAACTTTTGTCGATAGCTTTCTTGACATTAGTATGAGTAGTGGTGATGTTAGCAAGTCCCAAATCATCCTTCGAATTTTTCAACTAGCCTGTATATGCTTTAGACTCACGCACAAC
Above is a genomic segment from Borrelia hermsii DAH containing:
- a CDS encoding chromosome replication/partitioning protein, with the translated sequence MNIKINNRVLANEEEQENVVSYYNSLKDRLKESFKREIHYKVEAIKILKEIKDNEYYKLDNYNSFESFVKEYKVAKTQAYAYLKLASALQDGILQEDYIIEHGIHNSLVLIGNERNKTIRKLRQNPIKPLRFQLKSHDSYDFYKKNAKFTSFLMDELFRDKKDLLEEFMKKFKSLKG
- the bdr gene encoding Bdr family repetitive protein → MLINNLAYKTYRAEDLKWSSKTKGFTEESVGFILLHNDNSNFEVLREKMNSLEQQVINV
- a CDS encoding variable large family protein; this translates as MIKDNGDAVKFAKNNNGAFNATGRPKDATITGGIALKAMAKGSNVNDSTDDQEIIATEIKGITVSAATKSSDTHYCNKENN
- a CDS encoding variable large family protein; amino-acid sequence: MASDIKSGGNPNAAETETDINKLVAETLDKIIDVAKTVNEAIGNVNAPIGNIPDQSTTGTAAEEASVKFLSEGIGNIVNVVLKDVESADNGTDKRLKMGGG
- a CDS encoding Vsp/OspC family lipoprotein, producing the protein MRKRISAIIMTLFMVFMSCNNGGPELKNDEVAKSDGTVLDLAKISKKIKEASAFATSAKEVETLVKSIDGLVKAIGKKVEGSGSLGDDGGQNGSLISGAYSIVSAVSTKLEKLEKQDGVSTELKARVTAAKTASKKFTDTVKGASGDLGKKDASDENAKKALLKSDANGDKGAKDLIALNTAIDGLLKAANETVEAAIAELTTPVKGEKPSQNN